From Campylobacter sp. MIT 12-8780, the proteins below share one genomic window:
- a CDS encoding M20/M25/M40 family metallo-hydrolase: MQEVLGHFTQISQIPHCSFDTIKLKQFLEQFAKEAGFKVTSDKAGNIHCIKGEPQICLQAHYDMVCMGEAPKIELFEENGFLKAKNSSLGADNGIGLAMILAAMREFKNLECLLTNDEEVGLLGANAFEGKLCANKLLNLDHEIDDEVVIGCAGGVDIEAILPFTREKMKGKLYELEAVGFKGGHSGMDIINNVKSSIKELAAFIFKNEGVIVEFEGGERINSIPKHAKALVCFKNEPLQSEHIKCKFINEAEFLACAQSQNLLYTINAFSQGVRAFDKHLNIVQTSINLSLLKMKENAIQIELFARSNTLEGLRNLEFETKTFFESFGFKTSSSNFYAPWEGQENDFTEAVLEELKKEFKTAQILAVHAGLECGVLEKKQALKCASIGPNIFNPHSIDERLDLASTAKIYKVVQALCARFQ; encoded by the coding sequence ATGCAAGAAGTTTTAGGACACTTTACACAAATCAGCCAAATTCCACATTGCAGCTTTGATACCATAAAACTCAAGCAGTTTTTAGAGCAATTTGCAAAAGAAGCTGGTTTTAAGGTGACAAGTGATAAGGCTGGCAATATCCATTGTATCAAAGGCGAGCCACAAATTTGTCTGCAAGCTCATTATGATATGGTTTGTATGGGCGAAGCTCCAAAGATAGAGCTTTTTGAAGAAAATGGCTTTTTAAAGGCTAAAAACTCAAGTCTTGGGGCGGATAATGGCATAGGTTTGGCTATGATTTTAGCTGCTATGCGTGAGTTTAAAAATTTAGAATGCCTTCTGACAAATGATGAAGAAGTAGGGCTTTTAGGGGCAAACGCCTTTGAGGGTAAGCTTTGTGCAAATAAGCTTTTAAATTTAGATCATGAGATTGATGATGAGGTGGTTATTGGCTGTGCTGGGGGCGTGGATATAGAAGCTATTTTGCCTTTTACTAGAGAAAAAATGAAAGGAAAACTCTATGAACTTGAAGCCGTAGGCTTTAAAGGCGGGCATTCTGGTATGGATATAATCAACAATGTCAAAAGCTCGATCAAAGAACTTGCCGCCTTTATCTTTAAAAATGAGGGCGTGATAGTAGAATTTGAAGGCGGAGAGAGGATAAACTCTATACCAAAACACGCTAAAGCCTTAGTTTGTTTTAAAAATGAACCTTTGCAAAGCGAGCATATTAAGTGTAAATTTATAAACGAAGCTGAGTTTTTAGCTTGCGCGCAAAGTCAAAACTTGCTTTATACTATAAATGCCTTTTCTCAAGGTGTAAGAGCATTTGATAAACATTTAAACATAGTGCAAACAAGCATTAATCTCTCCTTACTTAAAATGAAAGAAAATGCTATACAAATCGAGCTTTTTGCAAGATCAAATACACTTGAGGGACTAAGAAATTTAGAGTTTGAAACCAAAACCTTTTTTGAAAGCTTTGGCTTTAAAACCAGCTCGTCAAATTTTTACGCTCCTTGGGAAGGGCAGGAGAATGATTTTACCGAAGCTGTGCTTGAAGAGCTTAAGAAGGAATTTAAAACAGCTCAAATTTTAGCTGTGCATGCTGGGCTTGAATGCGGGGTGCTTGAGAAAAAACAAGCCCTAAAGTGCGCTTCTATAGGACCAAATATCTTTAATCCTCATTCTATAGATGAGCGTCTTGATCTTGCTTCTACAGCTAAAATTTACAAAGTTGTGCAAGCTTTGTGTGCTCGTTTTCAGTGA
- a CDS encoding CiaD-like domain-containing protein: protein MNLHDLAKKTIDEVSKEELHEEVENKIALAKEQEESKLEETQLDEPEVIDFNAYEKEINELIEKKSEENKEPQVLINDKQDEFAGLSFNEEVFLKNIRERVLVLFEGLSSSDEKDLRSRLDLTINFLEFLLANIEDKLKK from the coding sequence ATGAATTTGCACGATTTAGCAAAAAAAACTATAGATGAAGTCAGCAAAGAAGAGTTGCACGAAGAGGTGGAAAATAAAATCGCTTTAGCCAAAGAGCAAGAAGAAAGCAAGCTTGAAGAAACTCAACTTGATGAGCCAGAAGTGATTGATTTTAATGCCTATGAAAAAGAAATAAACGAGCTTATAGAGAAAAAAAGCGAGGAAAACAAAGAACCGCAAGTCCTCATCAATGACAAACAAGACGAATTTGCTGGACTTTCTTTTAATGAAGAAGTGTTTTTAAAAAATATAAGAGAACGCGTGTTAGTGCTTTTTGAGGGTTTAAGCAGTAGCGATGAAAAAGATTTGCGTTCAAGGCTTGATTTAACCATAAATTTCTTAGAGTTTTTGCTTGCAAATATCGAAGATAAGCTTAAAAAATAA
- a CDS encoding CCA tRNA nucleotidyltransferase, whose product MQISKISLKNKANLDFIKEYFKPYTKRAYLVGGSVRDMLLGLELNDFDIEFYDISLELFDELCIKLGASGVGKSFFVYKYKNFDLALARTENKIAYGHKGFKIHICNDEKVAARRRDFTINSMMINIFTEEFLDFYQGKEDLERKILRCVDAKSFVEDSLRVLRAVHFIARFKLDIEPKSLELMQSMDISDLSLERINAELYKFFKASDLVFGFEALQSLNLEQKLFLHDTSKNEKLPFLKQILRSAREFIADEALFLYVYLNLFCIDKKAFFERTKLKKELLQKTKQDFFQDEVKDFELLYIACQMPLCQWLGLWDKTRIQRAKELNVYHQAFQCKVNAKELEKQGFKGKELGDKIKLLQQEKIKNYLQNKEKNEKLYTQNHNA is encoded by the coding sequence TTGCAAATATCGAAGATAAGCTTAAAAAATAAAGCAAATTTAGATTTTATCAAAGAATACTTCAAGCCTTACACCAAAAGAGCGTATCTTGTGGGTGGAAGTGTAAGAGATATGCTCTTAGGACTTGAGCTTAATGACTTTGATATAGAATTTTATGATATAAGTTTAGAGCTGTTTGATGAACTTTGTATAAAACTTGGTGCAAGCGGAGTTGGAAAAAGTTTTTTTGTGTATAAATACAAGAATTTTGATCTTGCCTTAGCACGCACAGAAAATAAAATCGCTTACGGACATAAGGGCTTTAAAATCCATATTTGCAACGATGAAAAAGTGGCTGCTAGACGCAGGGATTTTACTATCAATTCGATGATGATTAATATCTTTACAGAGGAGTTTTTAGACTTTTATCAAGGCAAAGAAGACTTGGAGCGAAAAATTTTGCGTTGTGTTGATGCAAAAAGCTTTGTGGAAGATAGTTTAAGAGTGCTTAGAGCAGTGCATTTTATCGCAAGATTTAAGCTTGATATCGAACCAAAAAGCCTAGAACTTATGCAAAGTATGGATATAAGTGATCTTAGCCTTGAAAGAATCAATGCTGAGTTGTATAAATTCTTTAAAGCAAGCGATCTAGTCTTTGGTTTTGAGGCTTTGCAGAGTTTAAATTTAGAACAAAAGCTCTTTTTGCACGATACAAGCAAAAATGAAAAATTACCATTTTTAAAACAAATTCTACGCAGTGCAAGAGAGTTTATCGCTGATGAAGCTTTGTTTTTATATGTATATCTTAATCTTTTTTGTATCGATAAAAAGGCTTTTTTTGAGAGAACAAAGCTGAAAAAAGAACTTTTGCAAAAAACAAAGCAAGACTTTTTTCAAGATGAAGTAAAAGACTTTGAATTGCTTTATATAGCGTGTCAAATGCCACTTTGTCAGTGGCTTGGACTTTGGGATAAAACACGCATACAAAGGGCAAAAGAACTCAATGTGTATCATCAAGCTTTTCAATGCAAAGTCAATGCAAAAGAACTTGAAAAACAAGGCTTTAAGGGCAAAGAACTTGGTGATAAAATCAAGCTTTTGCAACAAGAGAAAATCAAAAACTATCTTCAAAATAAGGAAAAAAATGAAAAATTATATACTCAAAATCACAACGCATGA
- the purU gene encoding formyltetrahydrofolate deformylase: protein MKNYILKITTHDEKGLIYKISEIIFKHHINIIKNDEFVGEGRFFFRASLEGELDENAFLNALKQTLPQNASIKLSEKRKKNIIILATKEAHCLGDLLIRHYSAALFADIKAVISNHDTLQELVKKFNLPYHSIKSEGLDRQEHEKKVLECLKQYEFDYIVLAKYMRILSAEFVAHYEGKIINIHHSFLPAFIGANPYKQAYERGVKIIGATAHFVNNNLDEGPIITQAVLPVSHQHSWQEMKEAGANIEKDVLAKALNLVLEDRIFIHTNKTIVF from the coding sequence ATGAAAAATTATATACTCAAAATCACAACGCATGATGAAAAAGGTTTGATTTACAAAATCTCTGAAATCATTTTCAAGCACCATATCAACATCATTAAAAACGATGAATTTGTAGGTGAAGGGCGTTTCTTTTTTAGGGCAAGCTTAGAAGGCGAACTTGATGAAAATGCCTTTTTAAACGCCTTAAAACAAACTCTTCCTCAAAATGCAAGCATTAAATTGAGCGAAAAAAGAAAGAAAAATATCATCATTTTGGCCACAAAAGAAGCTCATTGTCTGGGGGATTTGCTCATTCGTCATTATAGTGCTGCTTTGTTTGCTGATATTAAAGCTGTGATCTCAAATCATGATACTTTGCAAGAACTTGTAAAGAAATTTAATCTCCCTTATCACAGCATAAAAAGCGAGGGTTTAGATAGACAAGAGCATGAAAAAAAGGTGCTTGAATGCTTAAAACAATACGAATTTGATTATATAGTTTTAGCTAAATATATGAGAATTTTAAGTGCTGAGTTTGTGGCTCATTATGAGGGCAAGATCATTAACATTCATCATTCATTTTTACCTGCATTTATCGGTGCAAATCCTTATAAACAAGCTTATGAACGAGGAGTAAAGATCATCGGTGCAACCGCTCATTTTGTCAATAACAACCTTGATGAAGGACCTATCATCACTCAAGCTGTTTTGCCAGTAAGCCATCAACATAGCTGGCAAGAGATGAAAGAAGCTGGAGCAAATATCGAAAAAGATGTACTTGCAAAGGCTTTAAATTTGGTTCTTGAGGATAGGATTTTTATCCACACAAACAAAACTATCGTTTTTTAA
- a CDS encoding autotransporter outer membrane beta-barrel domain-containing protein — MNTKILTLSLICANALYAADISALSGSVSLKAGEQKEDSAVSKQGNGQASTFGSDKASFTLNGASNASYTLKAKDTTTTFYMGLITLNQNSQFALSNFHTIAFERGINVNANSTLSVISSGNTINAQFSDYGGASKVRFNQNATLSLQSGSRAKFSNADFFIHDGKIILLANSTLEVEASKGIRIQRTLESTNATIKLSGDVYNIGNKLFGFQTSSSTWTSNGSKIEINGDFYNGGNAKVDESGSVSGFNVFDPYYNGGGNLILNNTTMSVSGKFVSRASNDLSQESNVKIYGSTLSVTGGFENKEGSNLTFGVLNNTMGKLEGDLSNDKGKVFIDTDNIQFDTAYQIVTGSISGVTSIELLNPNSSFLNVICQNGSVTITQKTSSGGGGSCNGSSSGGSGGGGSSGGGNSGSGGGNSGGSSNQTALDEYKSSLNTQDQKLLSSLVNRFGGADKLLTSDLDVKETMKTINKSVEDNLITRPKTLLSAFKSDAMVAPLAQGFVSRPTASNDLIRFDNGSLVSGLDYSGKDFYANAFGGVLRADDTKGYLGGFNLGLSSFDENYLVQGQISYARGSSTQDLSTQSSKTTGDFIQLGFFSRIDFVPALELDLNLNAIAGFFSVQSDSFINPLLSSKSKFNTQELNGGFTLGYRFGERLSFKPFAGLEHYLIHQGGFKEEGGLGIESKAYTHYALGGVVGAETRLELDNSAFVFAKVSYEDKLYHSHKNIFFRVNDQSLKYKNESFDSSLQASIGAQIFAINNARLNAEMIYKHYDSGLNYYGGNLMLKYVF, encoded by the coding sequence ATGAATACAAAGATTTTAACCCTGTCTCTTATCTGCGCAAATGCCTTATACGCAGCTGATATCAGTGCTTTATCAGGCTCTGTGAGTTTAAAAGCAGGCGAACAAAAAGAAGATAGTGCGGTTTCAAAGCAAGGCAATGGACAAGCAAGCACTTTTGGTTCAGATAAAGCTAGCTTTACCCTAAATGGAGCAAGCAATGCAAGCTACACCCTTAAGGCTAAGGACACAACCACCACCTTTTATATGGGGCTTATCACCTTAAATCAAAACTCGCAATTTGCCTTAAGTAATTTTCACACCATAGCTTTTGAAAGAGGTATAAACGTAAATGCAAACTCTACGCTTAGCGTTATCTCAAGTGGAAATACGATCAACGCTCAATTTAGTGATTATGGCGGAGCTTCAAAAGTAAGATTTAATCAAAACGCCACACTCTCGCTTCAAAGTGGATCAAGAGCAAAATTTTCAAATGCTGACTTTTTTATCCATGATGGAAAGATCATCCTCCTTGCTAACTCAACCCTAGAAGTTGAGGCAAGTAAAGGTATAAGGATACAAAGAACCTTAGAAAGCACAAATGCTACGATTAAATTGAGTGGCGATGTCTATAACATAGGCAACAAACTCTTTGGTTTTCAAACTTCTTCTTCAACCTGGACTAGCAATGGTAGCAAAATAGAAATCAATGGAGATTTTTATAACGGCGGCAATGCCAAGGTTGATGAAAGTGGCTCTGTGAGCGGTTTCAATGTCTTTGATCCATATTATAATGGTGGAGGAAATTTGATCTTAAATAACACCACAATGAGTGTTAGCGGCAAATTCGTATCTAGGGCAAGCAACGATCTTAGCCAAGAATCAAATGTAAAAATTTATGGTAGCACGCTTAGCGTTACGGGTGGCTTTGAAAACAAAGAAGGTTCAAATTTAACCTTTGGTGTGCTTAATAACACTATGGGTAAGCTAGAAGGTGATTTAAGCAATGATAAAGGCAAGGTGTTTATCGATACAGATAATATACAATTTGACACAGCTTATCAAATCGTTACTGGTAGCATTAGCGGTGTTACAAGCATTGAGCTTTTAAATCCAAATTCAAGCTTTTTGAATGTGATTTGTCAAAATGGTTCAGTTACTATTACCCAAAAAACCTCAAGCGGTGGCGGTGGCTCTTGCAATGGTAGTTCAAGTGGTGGATCAGGCGGAGGCGGTAGTTCAGGTGGTGGAAATTCAGGTTCTGGCGGTGGCAACTCAGGCGGAAGCTCAAATCAAACTGCTCTTGATGAATACAAAAGCTCACTTAACACCCAAGATCAAAAGCTTCTTAGCTCCCTAGTTAATCGTTTTGGCGGAGCAGACAAGCTTTTAACTAGCGATCTTGATGTCAAAGAAACAATGAAAACGATTAACAAAAGCGTAGAGGATAATCTCATCACGCGTCCAAAAACACTTCTTTCAGCGTTCAAAAGCGATGCTATGGTTGCTCCTTTGGCTCAAGGTTTTGTTTCAAGACCTACAGCTTCAAATGACTTGATCCGCTTTGATAATGGAAGCTTAGTAAGCGGACTTGATTACAGCGGTAAAGATTTTTATGCAAATGCTTTTGGTGGGGTTTTAAGAGCTGATGATACAAAGGGCTATTTGGGTGGTTTTAACTTAGGCTTAAGTAGCTTTGATGAAAATTACCTCGTTCAAGGACAAATTTCTTATGCAAGAGGCTCAAGCACACAGGATTTAAGCACGCAAAGCTCTAAAACGACAGGTGATTTTATCCAACTTGGATTTTTTTCAAGGATAGATTTTGTGCCTGCTTTAGAGCTTGATTTGAATTTAAATGCTATTGCTGGCTTTTTTTCGGTTCAAAGTGATAGCTTTATCAACCCTCTTTTAAGCTCAAAGTCTAAATTCAATACTCAAGAGCTCAATGGAGGCTTTACTTTAGGTTATAGGTTTGGCGAGCGATTGTCATTTAAGCCTTTTGCTGGTTTAGAGCATTATCTTATACACCAAGGTGGCTTTAAAGAAGAAGGTGGGCTTGGTATAGAATCAAAAGCCTATACACACTATGCTTTAGGCGGAGTTGTAGGAGCTGAAACGCGTCTTGAGCTTGATAACTCAGCCTTTGTTTTTGCTAAGGTAAGCTATGAGGACAAACTCTATCATTCGCATAAAAATATCTTTTTTAGAGTCAATGATCAAAGCCTAAAATACAAAAATGAAAGTTTTGATAGCAGTTTGCAAGCAAGTATTGGGGCGCAAATTTTTGCTATAAACAACGCTAGGCTTAATGCTGAAATGATTTACAAGCACTATGATTCAGGTTTGAATTATTATGGTGGAAATTTAATGCTCAAATATGTATTTTGA
- a CDS encoding ChaN family lipoprotein gives MKNIFLLSFLALVFMACSVSKVASARAEFKDENFIIYESLTQKQINFEAFMNELLKQDIILLGEKHDEVLHHLAEERLAKELLKHKKINIAMEMISTDKQSLIDKAKAEGVPADKLQTAIDWDKRWNYEDYKGVVELGFYEARLSGANLSKAEISTIHKGAMPLNGVLSTTKEVKNNIKKIIAYNHKVDLNDSVQSAMLDSFVEAQQYKDRRMADVLVHSSEPALLVAGRYHVDKSIGVPLHIKDFKSKKKFVVVMLGVDKSDINASTADFVWFLKPFKDQ, from the coding sequence ATGAAAAATATTTTTTTATTAAGCTTTTTAGCTTTAGTTTTTATGGCATGTTCTGTTTCTAAAGTCGCAAGTGCTAGGGCAGAATTTAAAGATGAAAATTTCATCATCTATGAAAGTCTTACTCAAAAACAAATTAACTTTGAAGCCTTTATGAACGAGCTTTTAAAGCAAGACATCATCTTACTTGGCGAAAAACACGATGAAGTGCTTCATCATCTAGCTGAAGAACGACTTGCAAAAGAGCTTTTAAAGCATAAAAAGATCAATATCGCTATGGAAATGATTAGCACAGATAAGCAAAGCTTAATCGATAAGGCAAAGGCTGAAGGAGTTCCTGCAGATAAGCTTCAAACAGCGATTGATTGGGATAAGCGCTGGAATTATGAAGATTATAAAGGCGTGGTTGAACTTGGCTTTTATGAGGCAAGATTAAGTGGAGCAAATCTTTCAAAAGCTGAGATAAGCACCATTCACAAAGGTGCTATGCCTTTAAATGGCGTGCTTTCAACCACAAAAGAAGTCAAAAATAATATCAAAAAAATCATCGCTTATAATCACAAAGTCGATCTAAACGATAGCGTGCAAAGTGCTATGCTTGATAGCTTTGTTGAAGCTCAGCAGTATAAAGACAGACGCATGGCAGATGTTTTAGTGCATTCATCTGAGCCAGCCTTACTCGTAGCCGGACGTTACCATGTAGATAAAAGCATAGGCGTGCCTTTGCATATAAAAGACTTTAAAAGCAAAAAGAAATTTGTTGTAGTGATGCTTGGTGTGGATAAAAGCGATATAAACGCAAGCACGGCTGATTTTGTATGGTTTTTAAAGCCTTTTAAAGATCAATGA
- a CDS encoding TonB-dependent receptor domain-containing protein, producing MACFACMQLLAQEGGGALQEETLEFDTLEVSGTGVKNDEKVFVTPGAVSSREGIGSNTQSIDSIVRSVPGAYTNTDQAQGTLQVNIRGMTGFGRVNTMIDGVTQTFYGSVSDDPAGFHTQTGTSAFGAVVDTNFLISADIERGSFSGGHGGLMGSANFKTIGVNDLVREGNVFGLLGRFSYGSNGIGPSYMGSVAGKSELESGGYIGVLFGYSGKRITQNYTVGGGGKIGDTMVDTDGDGIADTSTAPFDPDFLTQKPNSQLFKLEYAPNSFTNAIFSYRRYQNELAGRKINNDNYQLDFWHNPTWWLNLNALFAYNQGIQTYGSNSTFGANIAIANTKAKNKATTFDISDTLESEFGGFKLNTRFGTNVLLNDYKNTINISANTGTSSLPFQPRGKQNLLTYYLDNSLNYGIFTLGTNVNLLDWNIKGHRPACDEVNFMCFPKTATDIDKDGLRFNASVMLSATFHELFTPFVSFARTNRAPNVQEMFFSNNEGNGVNPFLKPEQANTWQIGFNSFKHGLLKDDDRFGFKAVYYHTKIKDYIYNDQFYLENADGSQSSQFYMHLNSVDDTIFKGVELELSYDFGFVYTKAMYSRQETSSAISQTSGPQFGSFSASKIMELPKDYANIELGVRLSDRISFGGIAKYTGKAKRVNPNTDAWTEDPNNPYYPDPSTQDLPRIPTIVDLYWNIEWLKNFTMRAEVQNAFDENYMDALNAYNSLDNQIQYDGTTGDPIYLFSNSARGRTFVVSFEYKY from the coding sequence ATGGCTTGTTTTGCTTGCATGCAATTACTTGCACAAGAAGGGGGGGGGGCATTGCAAGAGGAAACTCTTGAATTTGACACTCTAGAGGTTTCAGGCACAGGTGTAAAAAATGACGAAAAAGTCTTTGTAACACCCGGAGCAGTAAGCTCAAGAGAAGGTATAGGCTCAAATACACAAAGTATAGATAGTATAGTGCGTAGCGTGCCCGGAGCCTATACAAACACCGATCAAGCTCAAGGCACGCTTCAAGTTAATATTCGTGGTATGACTGGCTTTGGACGCGTTAATACCATGATTGATGGCGTAACTCAAACTTTTTATGGTAGCGTATCAGATGATCCAGCTGGCTTTCACACGCAAACTGGCACTTCAGCCTTTGGAGCTGTTGTTGATACAAATTTTCTCATCAGTGCAGATATAGAAAGAGGCTCATTTAGTGGCGGACATGGTGGGCTTATGGGTTCAGCAAATTTTAAAACTATAGGCGTAAATGATCTTGTGCGCGAGGGCAATGTCTTTGGGCTTTTAGGACGTTTTTCTTATGGGAGTAATGGAATTGGACCAAGTTATATGGGTTCAGTAGCTGGCAAAAGCGAGCTTGAAAGTGGTGGATATATAGGCGTGCTTTTTGGTTATAGCGGAAAGAGAATTACTCAAAATTACACCGTAGGCGGAGGTGGCAAGATAGGTGATACTATGGTGGATACTGATGGAGATGGTATAGCCGATACTAGCACCGCTCCTTTTGATCCAGATTTTTTAACCCAAAAACCAAATTCACAACTTTTCAAGCTCGAATACGCCCCAAATTCTTTTACCAACGCTATATTTTCTTACCGCAGGTATCAAAATGAGCTTGCTGGCAGAAAGATAAATAATGACAACTATCAACTTGACTTTTGGCATAATCCTACTTGGTGGCTCAATCTCAACGCCCTTTTTGCCTACAATCAGGGCATACAAACTTATGGCTCAAATTCTACTTTTGGAGCAAATATCGCCATAGCTAATACAAAAGCGAAAAACAAAGCTACTACTTTTGATATAAGCGATACTTTAGAGAGTGAATTTGGCGGATTTAAGCTAAACACTCGTTTTGGGACAAATGTTTTGCTTAATGATTATAAAAATACCATAAATATATCAGCAAACACAGGAACAAGCTCTCTACCTTTTCAGCCTCGTGGAAAACAAAATCTTTTAACTTATTATCTTGATAATAGCTTAAACTATGGTATTTTCACACTTGGCACCAATGTCAACCTTTTAGATTGGAATATCAAAGGACACAGACCAGCTTGCGATGAAGTAAATTTTATGTGCTTTCCAAAAACAGCTACTGATATAGACAAAGATGGACTACGTTTTAATGCTTCTGTGATGCTTTCGGCTACTTTTCATGAACTTTTTACACCCTTTGTAAGCTTTGCAAGAACAAATAGAGCTCCTAACGTGCAAGAAATGTTTTTCTCAAATAACGAAGGCAATGGTGTTAATCCCTTCTTAAAACCAGAGCAAGCCAATACTTGGCAAATAGGCTTTAACAGCTTCAAGCATGGGCTTTTAAAAGATGATGATCGCTTTGGCTTTAAAGCAGTGTATTATCATACGAAAATAAAAGATTATATTTATAACGATCAGTTTTATCTCGAGAATGCGGATGGTAGCCAAAGCTCGCAATTTTATATGCACTTAAATTCGGTTGATGATACTATATTTAAGGGTGTAGAATTAGAATTGAGCTATGATTTTGGCTTTGTTTATACTAAAGCTATGTATTCAAGGCAAGAAACAAGCTCGGCTATCTCTCAAACTTCAGGACCTCAATTTGGCTCTTTTTCAGCGAGTAAAATTATGGAACTTCCAAAGGATTATGCAAATATAGAACTTGGTGTTAGGCTCAGTGATAGGATCAGCTTTGGCGGTATAGCAAAATACACCGGAAAAGCAAAAAGAGTAAATCCAAATACTGACGCTTGGACAGAGGATCCAAACAACCCTTATTATCCTGATCCAAGCACACAGGATTTGCCAAGAATTCCTACCATAGTAGATTTATATTGGAATATAGAATGGCTTAAAAATTTCACTATGAGAGCTGAAGTGCAAAATGCTTTTGATGAAAACTATATGGACGCTTTAAATGCTTACAATTCACTAGATAATCAGATTCAATATGATGGTACTACAGGCGATCCGATCTATCTTTTCTCAAATTCAGCACGCGGACGCACCTTTGTGGTAAGTTTTGAGTATAAATACTAA